In a single window of the Methanobacterium formicicum genome:
- a CDS encoding MarR family winged helix-turn-helix transcriptional regulator: MRDSEIIKAEYNAERLEMEKYILVVLFLVQQRWSYVIGRLLAPDQITTKQWLMMIIMVTAFESPPSMQEVANALSTTHQNVKQLATRLESRGFLKIERDPNNRRILRLKVTEECHDFWEKRGPQDVKDITSLFAGLDDNEIKDLFEIMSKLEKISANLYENTKND; encoded by the coding sequence ATGAGAGATTCAGAAATTATTAAGGCAGAATACAATGCAGAAAGACTGGAAATGGAAAAATATATCCTGGTGGTTTTATTCCTGGTACAGCAGAGGTGGAGCTATGTTATTGGTAGATTACTGGCCCCGGACCAGATAACTACCAAACAGTGGCTGATGATGATCATCATGGTAACAGCCTTTGAGAGTCCTCCTTCCATGCAGGAAGTGGCCAATGCCCTGAGCACCACCCACCAGAATGTCAAACAGCTGGCCACACGTTTAGAATCCAGAGGATTCTTAAAAATCGAACGTGACCCCAATAACAGACGAATACTGCGTTTAAAGGTTACAGAAGAATGTCATGATTTCTGGGAGAAAAGAGGGCCCCAGGATGTGAAAGATATTACCTCACTATTTGCCGGTCTGGATGATAATGAAATCAAAGATCTGTTTGAAATTATGAGTAAACTGGAAAAAATATCGGCAAATCTGTATGAAAATACTAAAAATGATTAA
- a CDS encoding flavodoxin domain-containing protein — MKALVVYGTRYGTAAEIAEEIARVIKEEGNETDLLDVRSIKDRDVSSYDLVVVGSGIKMGKWTSKALKFLQKNKETLATQKVALFVSCGAANEEKSRPEGQEKYLDAVAAKNLVNPPVATGLFGSVYDPEAKHGLMYKLTTSFIKKDLEKKGIDSSKRHDYRDWDEIRDWARGLTRD; from the coding sequence ATGAAGGCATTGGTTGTATACGGAACAAGATATGGGACAGCTGCGGAAATAGCTGAAGAAATAGCCCGTGTTATAAAAGAAGAAGGGAACGAAACTGATCTGTTAGATGTCCGGAGTATTAAGGACCGGGATGTATCTAGCTACGATCTGGTAGTGGTGGGAAGTGGCATAAAAATGGGCAAATGGACTAGTAAGGCACTTAAATTCCTGCAAAAAAACAAGGAAACCCTGGCCACCCAGAAAGTTGCCCTCTTCGTCAGTTGTGGTGCGGCAAATGAAGAAAAAAGTAGACCAGAGGGTCAGGAAAAGTACTTGGATGCTGTGGCAGCAAAGAACTTGGTGAACCCCCCGGTGGCCACTGGACTCTTTGGTAGTGTTTACGACCCTGAAGCCAAACACGGATTAATGTACAAACTTACCACGAGTTTTATTAAAAAGGATCTGGAAAAAAAGGGAATAGATAGCAGTAAACGCCACGATTACCGTGATTGGGATGAGATAAGGGATTGGGCACGAGGGTTAACCCGAGATTAA
- a CDS encoding CDP-alcohol phosphatidyltransferase family protein — MTLKSHTPNFLSVIRIIVAPIFIYTFTNGLYLVSLMIIIFTGVTDALDGYIARKLGATSDIGAYLDVISDFIFILACFLAYTINGWYDPLVLLLIIIMFCMFIGTSGLKKPVYDPVGKYLGAYLMLMIFLSILSPKILVRQILLIMLLIICLASVISRFSVFIAKN; from the coding sequence ATGACTTTAAAATCCCATACTCCCAATTTTTTAAGTGTAATTCGAATTATAGTTGCCCCAATCTTTATTTACACATTCACCAACGGTTTGTACCTGGTTTCCTTGATGATAATTATCTTCACCGGCGTAACTGATGCTCTGGATGGCTATATTGCTCGTAAACTAGGTGCAACCTCAGATATTGGCGCCTACCTTGATGTGATATCAGATTTCATCTTTATTCTGGCCTGTTTCCTGGCATACACCATCAATGGCTGGTACGATCCCCTGGTTCTCCTGCTGATTATCATCATGTTCTGTATGTTCATTGGGACCTCCGGGCTTAAAAAACCTGTTTACGACCCGGTGGGAAAGTACTTAGGAGCATATTTAATGTTGATGATTTTTTTATCAATTCTATCCCCAAAAATATTGGTAAGACAGATTCTACTTATCATGTTACTTATCATCTGCCTGGCTTCAGTAATCAGCCGTTTTTCTGTGTTCATAGCGAAAAATTAA
- a CDS encoding class I SAM-dependent methyltransferase produces the protein MKSNPKWYYTEKQAGVDYLDPKVAQGYNEEHQKFRNFPEEAQEIVRMLGITPQDTVLDFGCGTGGIALNLAKYSRKVIGVDISQKMLDVLEENAGTHGINNVETRCAGFLSYKHEDGAVDKIITMAALHHLPDFWKSVALLKMADILKSGGKLYLFDVVFTFPVQEHEKALNKFMTDMRSVAGDSMALETEIHIKDEFSTYDWIMEGLLEGSGFSIDHKNVESDNFVGYVCSKL, from the coding sequence ATGAAAAGCAATCCAAAATGGTACTACACTGAAAAACAGGCAGGAGTGGATTATTTAGATCCGAAAGTAGCCCAGGGATACAATGAAGAACATCAGAAGTTCAGGAACTTCCCGGAAGAAGCTCAGGAAATCGTTCGGATGTTGGGGATTACACCCCAAGACACTGTACTTGATTTTGGCTGTGGTACTGGAGGAATTGCCCTGAATCTGGCTAAATATTCCCGGAAAGTCATTGGTGTTGATATATCCCAGAAAATGCTGGATGTTCTGGAGGAAAATGCCGGGACCCATGGTATTAATAATGTTGAAACTCGTTGTGCCGGATTCTTAAGTTACAAACATGAAGATGGTGCCGTAGATAAGATCATCACCATGGCTGCCCTCCACCACCTCCCTGACTTCTGGAAGTCAGTGGCACTACTTAAAATGGCAGATATCTTAAAATCTGGTGGTAAACTCTATCTTTTTGATGTGGTGTTTACCTTTCCTGTTCAGGAGCATGAAAAGGCCCTGAATAAATTCATGACTGATATGCGCAGCGTTGCTGGGGATTCCATGGCCCTTGAAACAGAAATCCATATCAAAGACGAATTCAGCACCTATGATTGGATTATGGAAGGTTTACTGGAAGGATCAGGATTTTCAATTGACCACAAAAATGTGGAGTCCGATAATTTCGTGGGATATGTGTGCTCTAAACTCTAA
- a CDS encoding GyrI-like domain-containing protein, whose amino-acid sequence MAIEIKTIPQYQVAFIHQKGSYTQIPEVLGKVVGWLMTQDVEIQMPIYGTYYNSPHEVTEEELDWEVGAAFTGKLKEGTEDIHIKTIPEHQAVSTIFQGPYGEAASVYMDLIEYTQKEGYQIAGAPSESYLNSPDEVAESELLTEIQFPVVKIQ is encoded by the coding sequence ATGGCAATTGAAATAAAAACAATACCCCAGTACCAGGTAGCATTCATACACCAGAAAGGTAGCTATACCCAGATCCCCGAGGTTCTGGGAAAAGTGGTGGGCTGGCTCATGACCCAGGACGTGGAAATACAGATGCCCATTTACGGCACCTACTACAACAGTCCCCACGAAGTTACCGAAGAAGAACTGGACTGGGAAGTTGGAGCTGCATTTACCGGCAAATTAAAAGAAGGAACAGAGGATATTCATATCAAAACCATCCCCGAACACCAAGCTGTTTCCACTATTTTCCAGGGCCCTTATGGTGAGGCAGCATCAGTTTACATGGATTTAATCGAATACACCCAGAAGGAAGGATACCAGATTGCGGGTGCTCCCTCGGAAAGTTATTTAAACAGTCCAGATGAGGTAGCAGAAAGTGAACTGTTAACTGAAATCCAGTTCCCAGTGGTGAAAATACAATAA
- a CDS encoding TMEM175 family protein, which yields MRNHSDSINNWVTTSRIETLVDGIFAIAMTLLVLSIGVPDISSALTEGAFIHQLWLLWPKLLSYALSFWILAGFWRVNHQQFSFIKRSDTNLITITVFWLLFIAMVPFSTEIIGTFGQYFSASVIFQLNLFFAGVLYCVNWIYAVRKGLVDENLDESSKNQITRISMILPVLSIIALLLSYYFFAWANLVYLASPLAKKLIQ from the coding sequence ATGAGAAATCATTCGGATTCAATAAATAACTGGGTTACCACCAGTCGTATTGAAACACTGGTGGATGGCATATTTGCCATTGCCATGACATTACTGGTTTTAAGCATCGGAGTGCCGGATATATCTTCTGCCTTAACTGAAGGGGCATTTATACACCAATTATGGCTATTATGGCCTAAGTTGTTAAGTTATGCACTCAGTTTCTGGATACTGGCGGGATTTTGGCGAGTTAACCACCAGCAGTTTTCCTTTATTAAACGTTCCGACACCAATTTGATCACTATAACTGTTTTCTGGTTACTTTTTATAGCCATGGTGCCCTTTTCCACCGAGATAATAGGAACCTTCGGCCAATACTTCAGTGCCAGTGTGATATTCCAGTTGAACCTGTTTTTTGCCGGAGTTCTGTATTGTGTAAACTGGATTTATGCCGTCCGTAAAGGATTGGTGGATGAAAACCTGGATGAATCATCCAAAAACCAGATTACCCGGATCAGCATGATTTTACCGGTTTTATCAATAATAGCTCTTCTTCTATCTTACTATTTCTTTGCCTGGGCTAACCTAGTCTATTTAGCCAGTCCCCTGGCCAAGAAATTGATCCAGTAA
- a CDS encoding AraC family transcriptional regulator, whose translation MDVKEKRIKETYVAYIPHHGSYDKIPEYIEEIKQWINEKGLKTNGQAYGTYLNSPEDVAEEDLQYEIGFFFEGNAMPEGKIGIKEMPEHTVLTALHQGPYTQVGPIIHGLAKYAVENGYDVVGPITEVYLNDPAQVPEGELLTEVQLPVIKIK comes from the coding sequence ATGGACGTAAAAGAGAAAAGGATTAAAGAGACCTACGTGGCCTACATCCCACACCACGGAAGTTATGATAAGATTCCCGAGTATATTGAAGAAATCAAACAATGGATAAATGAAAAAGGCCTTAAAACTAATGGCCAGGCCTATGGAACCTACCTCAACAGCCCCGAAGATGTGGCTGAAGAAGATCTGCAATATGAAATTGGATTTTTCTTTGAAGGTAATGCTATGCCCGAAGGCAAAATAGGTATCAAAGAAATGCCCGAGCATACTGTTCTAACTGCCCTTCACCAAGGACCTTATACCCAAGTAGGGCCAATTATACACGGTTTAGCCAAATATGCAGTTGAAAATGGTTATGATGTTGTGGGGCCAATAACTGAAGTATACCTCAATGATCCCGCCCAAGTTCCCGAAGGGGAACTTTTGACTGAGGTACAGCTTCCCGTGATAAAAATTAAATGA
- a CDS encoding TIGR00288 family NYN domain-containing protein: protein MRNLEKFKEYIPRMGEPNVKSVALLIDGPNMLRKEFDFDLEVVQELLTDYGKIRVGKVFLNQYASDKLIEAIVNQGLSPIIVAGDIDVQMAVEAFEAIHNPNIDVVALMTRNTDFLPLINIAKENGKETLVIGAEPGFSIALKNSADSTIVLKKQRQPHGAV, encoded by the coding sequence ATGCGTAACCTCGAAAAATTTAAAGAATACATCCCCCGAATGGGAGAACCTAATGTAAAAAGTGTTGCTTTATTAATTGATGGACCTAACATGCTACGGAAAGAATTCGACTTCGATCTTGAAGTAGTACAAGAATTACTCACTGATTACGGGAAGATAAGGGTAGGAAAAGTATTTCTGAACCAGTACGCTTCGGATAAACTTATTGAAGCCATAGTTAACCAGGGATTATCCCCCATTATTGTTGCTGGAGATATAGACGTTCAAATGGCAGTTGAAGCCTTTGAAGCCATACACAACCCCAACATTGATGTTGTAGCCTTAATGACCCGTAACACCGATTTTTTACCACTGATCAACATTGCCAAAGAAAATGGGAAGGAAACTCTGGTGATTGGTGCTGAACCTGGTTTCAGTATTGCCCTCAAGAACTCAGCAGATAGTACCATAGTTCTGAAAAAACAGCGCCAACCCCATGGAGCAGTTTAA
- a CDS encoding potassium channel family protein produces the protein MYVVVMGGGRVGLNLASFLISDGHDVTLIENDENLCTNAAAELDALVICGNGTDTKTLEEANVSSADVFVAATGNDEANLLACILVREFNIPKIIARVSEPSHGEAFRKVGIDSVISPEITAASYVEKLIIRPKIADLVVMGKGDAELLDFNLENEKVVGKKIGDISPTDDFIIVAVYENGDITIPKPEIVLKKGMKVSILVKTKAARAVMKRFTK, from the coding sequence ATGTACGTGGTTGTAATGGGTGGTGGAAGAGTCGGGCTAAACCTGGCTTCTTTTTTAATTTCGGATGGTCATGATGTGACCTTAATTGAAAATGATGAAAATCTATGCACTAATGCTGCAGCCGAGCTAGATGCACTGGTGATCTGTGGCAATGGTACTGACACCAAAACCCTGGAGGAAGCCAACGTGTCCAGTGCCGATGTTTTTGTGGCAGCCACTGGAAATGACGAGGCTAACCTGCTGGCCTGTATACTGGTACGAGAATTTAATATTCCCAAGATCATTGCCCGGGTAAGTGAGCCCAGCCACGGTGAAGCCTTCCGCAAGGTGGGTATTGACTCGGTTATCAGTCCGGAAATCACTGCAGCCAGTTACGTGGAAAAACTGATTATACGGCCCAAAATTGCTGATTTAGTGGTTATGGGAAAGGGCGATGCAGAATTACTTGATTTTAACCTGGAAAATGAAAAGGTAGTAGGTAAAAAAATAGGGGATATCAGCCCCACCGATGATTTTATAATTGTCGCGGTCTATGAAAATGGTGATATAACCATTCCTAAACCAGAGATAGTGTTAAAAAAAGGTATGAAAGTTTCTATACTGGTTAAAACCAAGGCCGCACGTGCAGTTATGAAAAGATTCACTAAATAG
- a CDS encoding ArsR/SmtB family transcription factor yields the protein MKSCEIGGDKPGEDQIKRLKKIMATLPDDEVLYENADTLKALADPTRLKILHLLKHGELCVCEIITAMEKPQPTISHHLNILKKAGYLKWRKEGVWVHYSLSNPKIIDIINKLWG from the coding sequence ATGAAATCATGTGAAATTGGTGGGGATAAGCCCGGTGAAGACCAGATCAAGAGGTTGAAAAAGATCATGGCCACCCTCCCTGATGATGAAGTCCTGTACGAAAATGCAGATACCCTAAAGGCCCTTGCGGATCCCACCCGCTTAAAGATCCTTCACCTGTTGAAACACGGTGAGTTATGTGTTTGTGAAATTATCACTGCTATGGAAAAACCTCAACCTACTATTTCACACCATTTAAACATTTTAAAAAAGGCAGGCTACTTAAAATGGCGTAAAGAAGGGGTATGGGTTCATTACAGTTTGTCTAATCCAAAAATTATCGATATCATTAACAAACTATGGGGATAA
- a CDS encoding DUF2115 domain-containing protein: protein METINDIPSYQKMGRKKFFTILRRETNLINLQDIMRASLFLIDDAKYVQGNYRKEYLESYTKAFIMRIQEVKAHHVESDELLDISEVQDAVRLLQEQEKLAAEGEGFDPAFFKIYKIISLYTTFILAESVHPVGTPFPGGLQVKYDGEKFLCPVKERQKDNPGAVCGFCIAEQDPETM from the coding sequence ATGGAAACTATAAATGATATTCCCTCTTACCAGAAAATGGGCCGGAAGAAGTTTTTCACTATCTTAAGGAGAGAAACCAATTTAATTAACCTTCAGGATATAATGCGGGCCAGTTTATTCCTTATAGATGATGCTAAATATGTGCAGGGCAACTACCGAAAGGAATACCTGGAGTCTTACACCAAGGCTTTTATAATGCGAATCCAGGAGGTTAAAGCCCATCACGTAGAGAGTGATGAGCTTCTGGATATATCAGAAGTTCAAGATGCAGTCCGGCTATTACAAGAGCAGGAAAAACTGGCAGCAGAGGGGGAAGGATTTGATCCGGCCTTTTTTAAGATCTACAAGATCATCTCCCTTTACACCACCTTTATCCTGGCAGAATCGGTTCATCCGGTGGGCACACCCTTCCCTGGAGGCCTGCAGGTGAAATATGATGGGGAGAAATTTCTCTGCCCGGTGAAAGAAAGACAAAAAGATAATCCTGGTGCGGTTTGTGGGTTCTGCATTGCCGAACAGGATCCAGAGACTATGTGA
- a CDS encoding putative zinc-binding protein has product MSSEKIALAACSGMSPYGLVARVTSADTVNETENTISICMGATAADREGFRNLIKKYPIIAINGCDGNCTTKILNQKGVTPAKTLNVLEELKDENFKPSDVSRLDEEGEICVEFMKKKVKNEMDDLKEENKG; this is encoded by the coding sequence ATGAGTTCTGAGAAAATAGCATTAGCTGCCTGCAGTGGAATGAGTCCCTATGGTCTGGTGGCCCGTGTAACGTCTGCAGATACGGTAAATGAGACTGAAAACACGATTTCTATTTGTATGGGTGCCACTGCTGCCGATAGAGAAGGTTTTAGAAATTTAATTAAAAAATATCCTATTATTGCCATAAATGGCTGTGATGGTAACTGCACCACCAAAATACTTAATCAGAAGGGAGTTACTCCTGCTAAAACTCTTAATGTACTGGAAGAACTCAAAGATGAAAATTTTAAACCTTCTGATGTTTCCAGATTGGATGAAGAAGGAGAAATTTGTGTTGAATTCATGAAAAAGAAGGTAAAAAATGAAATGGACGATTTAAAAGAAGAAAATAAAGGATAG
- the arsM gene encoding arsenite methyltransferase: protein MTEKEIKDFVKERYSKIAAKEDSSSCSCCSETGVDRIIQQAKAVGYSEEEIKSIPAEAIFGLGCGNPTALAEIKKGETVLDLGSGGGIDVFLAANKVGESGKVIGVDMTEKMVETALENAKAGGYHNVEFKLGEIENLPLEDNSVDLVISNCVINLTPDKSVAYREVYRVLKEGGRILISDIVTEGHLPDEIRKSFQAWSECIAGAMEKEEYMETIRKAGFGKVEVIDAHFFTEPGLDERLKGKLISIQIKAIKTPSDSGFIVKSENNDCGCEGPALKPSKTNETSEGCGCSGETVLETPEIGESEGRGCEGLSPETTEQIEENDECSCGCGGEFPDESLVENPKEPVNTVNNSFLEDFEKFARAMGIVNIGYTRVNPELVNTEEPIYTNAIVLTLEMGEDIIETPPGSKAQELNDATYKKMGNITYALSDFIRSQGFATQVAHPYGSMLNFSPLGQEAGLGWIGQSGLLITPELGPRQKISAILTSIENLPVKTHNEHSWIPEYCEKCGKCIRACPEKALIERKTCCGNKEIEFIQARCIGCTQGCTYCIESCPFDEKGYAHVKDIFDRINARLKDRKN, encoded by the coding sequence TTGACGGAAAAAGAAATCAAAGACTTTGTAAAGGAAAGGTATTCAAAAATTGCAGCTAAAGAAGACTCTTCGTCATGTTCCTGTTGTTCTGAAACAGGAGTGGACAGAATAATCCAACAAGCTAAAGCCGTCGGCTATTCTGAGGAAGAAATAAAAAGCATCCCTGCCGAGGCCATATTTGGATTGGGATGTGGTAACCCTACGGCCCTAGCCGAGATAAAAAAGGGTGAAACAGTTCTGGATCTGGGGTCTGGTGGGGGAATAGATGTATTTCTGGCGGCCAACAAGGTTGGTGAAAGTGGAAAGGTCATAGGGGTAGACATGACGGAAAAAATGGTAGAAACTGCCCTTGAAAATGCTAAAGCCGGAGGATACCATAATGTGGAGTTTAAACTGGGTGAAATAGAGAATTTACCCCTTGAAGATAATTCCGTTGATCTGGTAATTAGTAACTGTGTCATAAATCTCACCCCAGACAAATCTGTAGCCTATAGGGAGGTTTACAGGGTTTTAAAAGAAGGAGGCAGAATATTAATTTCGGATATAGTCACTGAAGGTCATCTCCCTGACGAAATCCGGAAAAGTTTCCAAGCATGGTCGGAATGCATAGCAGGGGCCATGGAAAAAGAAGAATACATGGAAACCATAAGGAAGGCCGGATTTGGTAAAGTTGAAGTCATTGATGCCCATTTCTTTACAGAACCGGGCCTGGATGAACGCCTGAAAGGAAAATTAATCAGTATACAGATAAAGGCAATTAAAACTCCCAGTGACTCCGGGTTCATAGTTAAATCAGAGAACAATGATTGCGGATGTGAAGGGCCAGCCTTAAAACCATCTAAGACTAATGAAACAAGTGAAGGTTGTGGATGTTCTGGTGAAACTGTTCTCGAAACACCTGAAATTGGAGAAAGTGAAGGTCGCGGATGTGAGGGGCTGTCACCGGAAACAACTGAACAAATTGAGGAGAATGATGAATGTTCCTGTGGGTGTGGGGGAGAATTCCCTGATGAATCTCTGGTAGAAAATCCAAAAGAACCTGTAAATACCGTCAACAATAGTTTTTTAGAGGATTTTGAGAAATTTGCCCGGGCAATGGGTATTGTAAATATTGGATACACCCGGGTAAATCCGGAATTAGTCAACACCGAGGAACCAATCTACACCAATGCCATTGTCCTGACCTTAGAAATGGGTGAAGATATCATAGAAACACCCCCTGGTTCAAAAGCCCAGGAATTGAATGATGCAACCTATAAAAAAATGGGGAACATAACTTACGCCCTCTCTGATTTTATCCGGTCACAGGGCTTTGCTACCCAAGTGGCCCATCCATACGGAAGCATGTTAAATTTCTCACCCCTTGGTCAGGAAGCCGGTTTAGGATGGATAGGGCAAAGTGGGCTGTTAATAACGCCTGAACTGGGGCCCCGACAGAAAATTTCAGCAATACTGACCAGTATAGAAAATTTACCGGTTAAAACTCATAATGAACACTCTTGGATACCGGAATACTGTGAAAAATGTGGTAAATGCATTAGGGCCTGTCCAGAAAAAGCATTGATAGAACGAAAGACATGCTGTGGTAACAAGGAAATAGAATTTATTCAAGCTCGTTGCATTGGCTGCACACAAGGCTGCACTTACTGTATAGAATCGTGCCCATTCGATGAAAAGGGATATGCTCATGTTAAAGATATATTTGACCGGATAAATGCCAGGTTAAAGGATAGAAAAAATTAA
- a CDS encoding MBL fold metallo-hydrolase, giving the protein MERWLTPGGCTVYPITKGRSNTYLVFDGDDSILVDTSHRGALKGLTDKLDDLLDGRKLSWLVLTHSHYDHAENTAVLKERYNTRVIVHKSELYDLKQGFSPLPTGTNPITRIVSNLGGKISSFSHYEPVGPDIIVDDAYPVTPRTYLIHTPGHTEGSMSLIVDDEIALVGDAMFGVFNWSVFPPFADNVSALEKSWGKLAKTGCKMYLPGHGTENSRELLLKQCNKYGVELD; this is encoded by the coding sequence ATGGAAAGATGGTTAACTCCGGGTGGATGTACAGTTTACCCCATCACAAAGGGCAGAAGTAATACTTACCTGGTTTTTGACGGTGATGATTCAATTTTAGTGGATACCAGTCACCGGGGGGCACTGAAAGGTCTCACCGATAAGCTGGATGATCTACTGGATGGAAGGAAGTTGTCCTGGCTGGTTTTAACCCATAGCCATTATGATCACGCAGAAAACACTGCAGTATTAAAGGAACGGTACAATACCAGGGTGATTGTCCATAAATCAGAATTATATGACTTAAAACAAGGTTTTTCACCGTTACCTACAGGCACTAATCCTATTACTCGCATTGTGTCTAATCTGGGTGGTAAAATTAGTAGTTTCAGTCATTATGAGCCAGTAGGACCGGATATTATTGTGGACGATGCCTACCCGGTAACACCACGAACCTACCTCATCCACACTCCGGGCCACACTGAAGGGTCAATGAGCTTGATTGTGGATGATGAAATTGCTTTGGTGGGCGATGCCATGTTTGGAGTATTCAACTGGTCAGTATTCCCCCCATTTGCGGATAATGTTTCTGCTCTCGAAAAAAGCTGGGGAAAACTTGCAAAAACTGGTTGTAAAATGTATTTACCTGGTCATGGAACTGAAAACAGTAGAGAATTACTTTTGAAACAGTGCAACAAGTATGGTGTTGAATTAGATTAA